From one Ammospiza nelsoni isolate bAmmNel1 chromosome 14, bAmmNel1.pri, whole genome shotgun sequence genomic stretch:
- the PIAS1 gene encoding E3 SUMO-protein ligase PIAS1: MADSAELKQMVMSLRVSELQVLLGYAGRNKHGRKHELLTKALHLLKAGCSPAVQMKIKELYRRRFPQKIMTPADLSIPSVHSSSMPAALSPSTIPQLGYDGHPATSPLLPVSLLGPKHELELPHLTSALHPVHPDIKLQKLPFYDLLDELIKPTSLASDNSQRFRETCFAFALTPQQVQQISSSMDISGTKCDFTVQVQLRFCLSETSCPQEDHFPPNLCVKVNGKPCSLPGYLPPTKNGVEPKRPSRPINITSLVRLSTTVPNTIVVSWTAEIGRNYSMAVYLVKQLSSTVLLQRLRAKGIRNPDHSRALIKEKLTADPDSEIATTSLRVSLLCPLGKMRLTIPCRALTCSHLQCFDATLYIQMNEKKPTWVCPVCDKKAPYEHLIIDGLFMEILKFCTDCDEIQFKEDGSWAPMRSKKEVQEVTASYNGVDGCISSSLEHQVSSHQQSNKNKKVEVIDLTIDSSSDEEEEEPSAKRSCPSISPASPMNNKGILNLPHQASPVSRTPSLPAVDTSYINTSLIQDYRHPFHMTPMPYDLQGLDFFPFLSGDNQHYNTSLLAAAAAAVSASDDQELLHSRFFPYTSSQMFLDQLNAGGSSSLPATNGSSSGSNSSLVSSNSLRDNHGHPVASRSSTDTASIFGIIPDIISLD, translated from the exons CAAATGGTTATGAGCCTTCGAGTGTcggagctgcaggtgctgctgggctaCGCGGGCAGGAACAAGCACGGCCGCAAACACGAACTGCTGACCAAAGCCCTGCACCTGCTCAAGGCCGGCTGCAGCCCCGCCGTCCAGATGAAAATCAAAGAACTCTATAGGAGAAGGTTCCCCCAGAAAATCATGACCCCGGCAGACCTGTCCATCCCCAGCGTGCACTCGAGCTCCATGCCGGCCGCGCTGTCGCCTTCCACCATTCCACAGCTGGGCTACGACGGCCACCCCGCCACGTCCCCCCTGCTCCCCGTGTCGCTGCTGGGACCCAAACACGAACTGGAACTGCCCCACCTCACCTCGGCCCTGCACCCCGTGCACCCCGACATCAAGCTGCAGAAACTCCCCTTTTATGACTTGTTGGATGAGCTGATCAAACCCACCAGCCTAG CCTCAGATAACAGCCAGAGGTTTCGAGAAACCTGCTTTGCCTTCGCGCTGACGCCGCAGCAAGTGCAGCAGATCAGCAGCTCCAT GGATATTTCTGGGACCAAATGTGACTTCACAGTACAGGTCCAGCTAAG GTTTTGTTTATCAGAAACCAGTTGTCCACAAGAAGATCACTTCCCACCCAATCTGTGTGTGAAAGTCAATGGGAAACCATGCAGCCTTCCA ggCTACTTGCCACCAACCAAAAACGGTGTTGAACCAAAGCGCCCCAGCCGACCAATCAACATTACCTCACTCGTCCGCCTGTCCACCACGGTCCCCAACACCATTGTCGTGTCCTGGACTGCAGAGATTGGCAGG AACTATTCCATGGCAGTGTACCTGGTGAAGCAGCTCTCCTCCACGGTGCTCCTGCAGCGGTTGCGGGCCAAGGGAATCCGGAACCCGGATCACTCCAGAGCACTGA TTAAAGAAAAGCTAACTGCTGATCCAGACAGTGAAATAGCAACAACCAGCCTAAGAGTGTCTCTGCTTTGTCCA ctTGGCAAGATGCGCCTGACCATCCCCTGCAGGGCCCTGACCTgctcccacctgcagtgctttgATGCCACTCTCTACATCCAAATGAACGAGAAAAAACCCACCTgggtgtgccctgtgtgtgacaaGAAAGCTCCCTACGAGCATCTCATCATTGATGG GTTGTTCATGGAAATCCTGAAGTTCTGTACAGATTGTGATGAAATCCAGTTCAAGGAGGATGGGTCCTGGGCTCCCATGAGGTCCAAGAAGGAGGTGCAGGAGGTGACAGCATCCTACAACGGAGTGGATG GATGCATCAGCTCCTCCTTGGAGCATCAGGTGTCCTCTCACCAACAATCCAACAAAAACAAGAAGGTGGAAGTGATCGACCTGACCATCGACAGCTCCTcagacgaggaggaggaggagccctCGGCCAAGAGGAGCTGTCCCTCCATATCCCCAGCATCACCCATGAACAACAAGGG catTTTAAATTTACCCCACCAAGCTTCTCCTGTGTCAAGAACCCCAAGCCTTCCTGCTGTGGACACCAGCTACATCAACACATCACTCATCCAGGACTACAGGCATCCATTCCATATGACACCCATGCCTTATGACCTGCAAG GTTTagatttcttccctttcctgtcAGGTGACAATCAG CATTACAACACCTCCCTCCtcgccgcggccgccgccgcagTCTCGGCCTCGGACGATCAGGAACTTTTGCACTCCCGCTTTTTCCCCTACACCTCGTCCCAGATGTTCCTGGATCAGCTGAACGCcgggggcagcagctccctgcccgcCACCaacggcagcagcagcggcagcaaCAGCAGCCTGGTCTCCTCCAACAGCCTGCGGGACAACCACGGGCACCccgtggccagcaggagcagcacggACACGGCCTCAATCTTTGGTATCATACCAGATATTATCTCCTTGGACTGa